A window of the Streptomyces formicae genome harbors these coding sequences:
- a CDS encoding restriction endonuclease — MSVVVLVAFWSVIWPYLVGALVLGGVSGGGWWLWRTDRFIRGGDRRWRHEESVKAGHRTLSEVDGMTGTEFEDFVVNLCRRDGCADVRRVGGSYDNGADVLGFLPDGRSMVIQCKRYTPKSKIPSREVRDLLGARVHFKVDVAIFVATTYFSRPAEKFATENDILAVHRDHLGLWNNGASLLSLGAVNGLGQGDRRHRERWKATYE, encoded by the coding sequence GTGAGCGTCGTCGTACTGGTGGCCTTCTGGAGCGTGATCTGGCCCTATCTCGTCGGTGCGCTCGTGCTCGGTGGCGTCTCCGGTGGGGGGTGGTGGTTGTGGCGCACCGATCGGTTCATCCGGGGCGGTGATCGACGGTGGCGGCATGAGGAGTCCGTGAAGGCCGGGCACCGGACGCTGTCCGAGGTCGACGGGATGACGGGGACGGAGTTCGAGGACTTCGTTGTGAACCTGTGTCGGCGAGACGGGTGTGCCGATGTGCGGAGGGTTGGCGGCTCTTACGACAACGGAGCCGACGTGCTGGGGTTCCTTCCCGACGGGCGGAGCATGGTGATCCAGTGCAAGCGATACACGCCCAAGAGCAAGATCCCCAGCCGGGAGGTCCGAGATCTGCTCGGTGCGAGGGTGCACTTCAAGGTCGACGTGGCGATCTTCGTGGCCACGACATACTTCAGCCGGCCGGCTGAGAAGTTCGCCACGGAGAACGACATCCTCGCCGTCCATCGCGATCACCTCGGGCTGTGGAACAACGGGGCCTCGCTGCTATCGCTCGGCGCGGTGAACGGCCTGGGACAAGGGGACCGGCGGCACCGGGAGCGGTGGAAGGCGACGTACGAGTAG
- a CDS encoding DUF1156 domain-containing protein yields MTRMIERWFPCAEVSANSSAGWGSGATEIGLFPWFAKRPVAQAKAAVVCSLLPWPEDQAEQQRLQELVHRAMSGRYSAWQMLHDEIHKANPEGASVLDPFSGRGMIPLEVGRLGLEAHGVDYSPVAVLASTLLTDFPLRDWSQEPRLPFAEESDALYDDRPRLIVDVRATLDEVGRRWAAAMADYYPEVNGKRPWGYLWAIALPCQECGNRFPLVGSYELRRPNQKRGRKGAPPVVDPGQSFYIEADPTAGTCAAVVHEGPPRRTPTLTRARTAEGRTLPGKSAICPFCSHVHPLDVHRRLTDERRATDMLLVVADHSDDSGKEYREPTQAELSAVATTPAALRELPDPSPFLSAIPDERIAPGNNNIIGPSIYGARTYGDFMCDRQTLAFVMLTRSIAEVADELVCKAGVSPDYARALSGYAGAVVARKLRRATRGCALDPKLNKVHDIYANQGSITFSQDFFEVGIGTGPGSWSSLCKSSMSTLSNLMTDILGTPVMVARGSATSMNLRDTSITAVVTDPPYDEMIAYADSSDLIYAWLKRALHNTWPELVVTSDEHGCQEKTEEIIVKRVRGEAPNEHRTREHYDTKIAQAFGEMRRVVRDDGLVTIVFGSGDPEVWQRLLTAIEKAGLVMTGSWPANTEASNHQGKANIETTLTMTCRPMAPGRSPGRKGAVEAEIKAEIKRRYPDWERWGLAPADMLMAAAGPAMEVVGRYSEVLDAKGEPVDIYTFLPLARAAVQESMAVEINHQPLETFDARTRFALWWITLYNRQIRAKSELRWQALASSLDLAAIRDLVPDADKGVRFIAARDYKGKIDGDSTVIDLALALAAASEEGLQAMGQVLADAEHAADDTFLWAAVQFLADRLPDNDPDSVRYTRVLRNRAGVVSAAETVAANSYEKSQLQLIDDVQLRLT; encoded by the coding sequence ATGACCCGAATGATTGAACGCTGGTTCCCGTGCGCCGAGGTCTCGGCGAACAGTTCAGCAGGATGGGGAAGCGGTGCGACCGAGATCGGGCTGTTCCCGTGGTTCGCGAAGCGTCCAGTCGCACAGGCCAAGGCTGCGGTGGTCTGCTCGCTGCTGCCCTGGCCGGAGGATCAGGCCGAGCAGCAGCGTCTTCAAGAGCTGGTACACAGGGCTATGTCCGGGCGCTACTCCGCCTGGCAGATGCTCCACGACGAGATCCACAAGGCCAACCCTGAGGGCGCATCCGTCCTGGACCCGTTCAGCGGGCGCGGAATGATCCCGCTCGAGGTGGGGCGGCTCGGGCTTGAGGCCCATGGTGTCGACTACAGCCCGGTCGCGGTGCTGGCCAGCACACTCCTCACCGACTTCCCCCTCCGGGACTGGTCACAGGAGCCGCGCCTGCCGTTCGCCGAGGAAAGCGACGCCCTCTACGATGACCGGCCCCGGCTGATTGTTGACGTCCGCGCAACTCTCGATGAGGTGGGACGCCGGTGGGCGGCAGCCATGGCGGACTACTACCCCGAGGTCAACGGCAAACGACCGTGGGGGTATCTGTGGGCCATCGCCCTACCGTGCCAGGAGTGCGGCAACCGGTTCCCTCTAGTGGGCTCGTACGAGCTGCGAAGGCCGAATCAGAAGCGCGGGCGCAAGGGCGCTCCGCCTGTCGTCGATCCCGGCCAGTCGTTCTACATCGAAGCCGACCCGACTGCCGGTACCTGCGCAGCGGTGGTGCACGAGGGCCCTCCAAGACGTACTCCAACACTGACGCGCGCTCGTACGGCTGAAGGTCGCACACTGCCGGGGAAGTCTGCGATCTGCCCGTTCTGCAGTCATGTGCACCCACTCGATGTGCATCGACGACTCACCGACGAGAGGCGCGCCACAGACATGCTCCTGGTGGTGGCCGACCACTCGGACGACTCCGGCAAGGAGTACCGGGAGCCCACCCAGGCGGAGCTCTCGGCTGTCGCCACAACACCCGCGGCACTACGTGAGCTGCCCGACCCGAGTCCGTTTCTGAGTGCCATACCAGACGAACGGATCGCACCGGGCAACAACAACATCATCGGGCCGTCCATCTACGGGGCTCGCACCTACGGCGACTTCATGTGCGATCGGCAGACCCTGGCCTTCGTCATGCTCACCCGGTCCATCGCCGAGGTAGCCGACGAACTCGTGTGCAAGGCGGGGGTGAGCCCTGACTATGCGCGTGCGCTGAGTGGTTACGCAGGGGCGGTCGTCGCCCGGAAGCTGCGGAGGGCTACACGCGGTTGCGCTCTCGATCCGAAGCTCAACAAGGTTCACGATATTTACGCGAACCAGGGGTCGATTACCTTCTCGCAGGACTTCTTCGAGGTGGGGATCGGCACCGGTCCTGGGTCGTGGTCGTCACTGTGCAAGAGCAGCATGTCGACACTCTCGAACCTGATGACCGACATCCTGGGAACGCCGGTCATGGTGGCTCGGGGGTCGGCCACCTCGATGAACCTGCGGGACACGTCCATCACCGCCGTAGTGACTGACCCGCCGTACGACGAGATGATCGCGTATGCCGACTCCTCCGATCTGATCTACGCCTGGCTGAAGCGCGCCCTTCACAACACCTGGCCCGAGCTCGTCGTCACGTCCGACGAACACGGCTGCCAGGAGAAAACGGAAGAGATCATCGTCAAGCGGGTCCGAGGAGAAGCGCCTAACGAGCACCGAACTCGCGAGCACTACGACACAAAGATCGCTCAGGCGTTCGGCGAGATGCGTCGCGTGGTGCGCGACGACGGGCTGGTGACCATCGTGTTCGGATCCGGAGACCCGGAGGTCTGGCAGCGACTGCTCACGGCCATCGAGAAGGCCGGCCTGGTGATGACGGGGTCCTGGCCTGCGAACACCGAAGCTAGCAACCATCAGGGCAAGGCGAACATCGAGACCACCCTGACCATGACGTGCCGCCCAATGGCGCCCGGACGATCCCCTGGGCGCAAGGGCGCGGTCGAGGCCGAGATCAAGGCAGAGATCAAGCGGCGTTACCCGGACTGGGAGCGGTGGGGCTTGGCTCCGGCAGACATGCTAATGGCCGCTGCCGGACCGGCCATGGAGGTCGTCGGTCGTTACAGCGAGGTCCTCGACGCCAAGGGCGAACCCGTCGACATCTACACCTTTCTGCCGCTGGCGCGAGCGGCAGTCCAGGAGTCCATGGCCGTCGAGATCAACCACCAGCCGCTGGAGACCTTTGACGCTCGAACGCGTTTCGCGTTGTGGTGGATCACGCTCTACAACCGCCAGATCCGAGCGAAGTCCGAACTGCGCTGGCAGGCTCTGGCTTCCTCGCTCGACCTGGCAGCGATACGCGACCTGGTCCCTGATGCCGACAAGGGCGTGCGGTTCATCGCCGCCCGCGACTACAAGGGCAAGATCGACGGAGATTCGACCGTCATCGACCTCGCCCTCGCACTCGCAGCTGCTTCGGAGGAGGGCCTGCAAGCCATGGGTCAGGTACTAGCGGACGCAGAGCACGCGGCCGACGACACCTTCCTGTGGGCCGCAGTCCAGTTCCTGGCTGACCGGCTTCCCGACAACGACCCAGACTCCGTCCGCTATACCCGCGTGCTGCGCAACCGGGCCGGCGTGGTCAGTGCCGCCGAGACAGTCGCTGCGAACAGCTACGAAAAATCCCAGCTCCAGCTGATCGACGACGTCCAGTTGCGGCTCACGTGA
- the gltX gene encoding glutamate--tRNA ligase: MFHVGGARSALYNWAVARQSGGTFVLRIEDTDTARNKPEWIDGIINALAAIGIHGEDSAFEGPYFQSHNADRHSEAAQQLFAASRAYYCDCSREQLKERTGSEHLGYDGFCRDRGLAFEEGRALRFKTPDEGETVVVDLIRGEPAFPNSAIEDFVIARGDGSPVFLIANVVDDLDEGITQVIRGEEHLSNTPKQQLLWEALGAKPPVWAHLPVIVNEKRQKLSKRRDKVALEDYLAEGFLPEAMVNYLMLLGWGPGDDREIMPYEELEQLFRIEDVNTAPAFFDVKKLTAFNGDYTRALSPEQFANACAPWLFAPYAPWAPEAFDKDLFEVAAPLAQTRLALLSEITSYVDFLFLDEPVEDEASWNKAMKAGANDILSDARAELAAVAEWKADDLKAVLLAVGEKHGLKLGKAQAPIRVAVTGRTIGLPLFESMELLGRDRVLARLDAAAKKLAAAQA, encoded by the coding sequence ATGTTTCATGTCGGTGGTGCACGGTCCGCTCTCTACAACTGGGCGGTGGCGCGACAGTCCGGCGGCACGTTCGTCCTGCGGATCGAGGACACCGACACGGCCCGGAACAAGCCGGAGTGGATCGACGGCATCATCAACGCCCTCGCGGCAATTGGCATCCATGGCGAGGACTCCGCCTTTGAGGGGCCGTACTTCCAGTCGCACAACGCCGACCGGCACAGCGAGGCCGCGCAGCAGCTCTTCGCGGCCAGCCGGGCGTACTACTGCGACTGCAGCCGGGAGCAGCTGAAGGAGCGCACGGGGTCGGAGCACCTCGGGTACGACGGCTTCTGCCGCGATCGCGGCCTCGCGTTCGAAGAGGGGCGCGCCCTGCGGTTCAAAACCCCGGACGAGGGCGAGACCGTCGTGGTCGACCTGATTCGCGGGGAGCCGGCATTCCCGAACAGCGCCATCGAAGACTTCGTGATCGCCCGTGGTGACGGCTCCCCGGTCTTCCTCATCGCCAACGTCGTCGACGACCTGGACGAGGGAATCACGCAGGTCATCCGCGGCGAGGAGCACCTGTCGAACACGCCGAAGCAGCAGCTGCTGTGGGAGGCACTCGGCGCGAAGCCGCCGGTGTGGGCGCACCTGCCGGTGATCGTGAACGAGAAGCGGCAGAAGCTGTCCAAGCGCCGTGACAAGGTCGCGCTGGAGGACTACCTCGCCGAGGGCTTCCTGCCCGAGGCAATGGTGAACTACCTCATGCTCCTGGGCTGGGGCCCCGGCGACGACCGGGAGATCATGCCGTACGAGGAGCTGGAGCAGCTCTTCCGGATCGAGGACGTCAACACCGCGCCGGCCTTCTTCGACGTGAAGAAGCTGACGGCGTTCAACGGCGACTACACCCGCGCGCTGTCGCCGGAGCAGTTCGCCAACGCCTGCGCGCCGTGGCTCTTCGCCCCGTACGCGCCGTGGGCTCCGGAGGCGTTCGACAAGGACCTCTTCGAGGTAGCGGCCCCGCTGGCTCAGACTCGACTGGCGCTGCTTTCGGAGATCACCAGCTACGTGGACTTCCTGTTCCTCGACGAGCCGGTTGAGGACGAGGCGTCGTGGAACAAGGCGATGAAGGCCGGCGCCAACGACATCCTGTCCGATGCCCGTGCCGAGCTGGCCGCCGTCGCGGAGTGGAAGGCGGACGACCTGAAGGCCGTGCTTCTCGCCGTCGGCGAGAAGCACGGCCTCAAGCTGGGCAAGGCCCAGGCACCCATCCGGGTTGCGGTCACCGGCCGGACGATCGGACTGCCGCTGTTCGAGTCCATGGAGTTGCTCGGCCGGGACCGCGTGCTGGCCCGTCTGGACGCGGCGGCCAAGAAGCTGGCCGCCGCGCAGGCGTAG
- the metG gene encoding methionine--tRNA ligase encodes MARHLVTSALPYINGIKHLGNMVGSMLPADVYSRYLRQRGHDVLYICATDEHGTPAELAAKEAGLSVDEFCAKAHDAQKAVYDGFELAFDYFGRSSSQQNVEITQHFARKLNENGFIEERAIRQVYSPVDGRFLPDRYVEGTCPHCGYDKARGDQCESCTRVLDPTDLIDPRSAISGSTDLEVRETKHLFLLQSKLQHEVEEWIATVSAEWPHLSTSIARKWLTEGLNDRAITRDLDWGVPVPADTWPDLAAEGKVFYVWFDAPIEYIGATKEWADAAGDGETRDWRSWWYEVDDSVRYTQFMAKDNVPFHTVMFPATELGVREPWKKVDVVKGFNWLTYYGGKFSTSQKRGVFTDAALEILPGDYWRYFLIANAPESDDSSFTWEHFTATVNKDLADTLGNFVNRVLSFSRKRFGDDVPAGHAAGEAEAKLGEEIAQLLADYEEQMEALQFRKAAAALRALWAAGNSYLEEKAPWLEIKTDPDGAALTLRTAMNLIHLYAVVSEPFIPSTAAAMRGAFALEGDTATWVTAEQTKALDTVPAGTAFTVPPVLFAKITEEDLESYRDRFGGAPDA; translated from the coding sequence ATGGCTCGACACCTGGTAACCAGCGCGCTTCCCTACATCAACGGGATCAAGCACCTGGGCAACATGGTCGGGTCGATGCTTCCGGCGGATGTGTACTCCCGGTACCTCCGCCAGCGTGGTCACGACGTCCTCTACATCTGCGCCACCGACGAGCACGGCACGCCGGCCGAGCTGGCCGCCAAGGAGGCCGGGCTCTCCGTTGACGAGTTCTGCGCCAAAGCCCATGACGCACAGAAGGCCGTGTACGACGGGTTCGAGCTGGCCTTCGACTACTTCGGGCGCAGCTCGTCGCAGCAGAACGTCGAGATCACCCAGCACTTCGCGCGCAAACTGAACGAGAACGGGTTCATCGAGGAGCGTGCGATCCGCCAGGTGTACTCGCCTGTCGACGGCCGCTTCCTGCCGGACCGGTACGTGGAGGGCACCTGTCCGCACTGCGGTTACGACAAGGCCCGCGGCGACCAGTGCGAGAGCTGCACCCGCGTCCTGGACCCGACCGACCTGATCGACCCGCGCTCGGCGATCAGCGGGTCCACGGACCTGGAAGTCCGTGAGACCAAGCACCTCTTCCTGCTGCAGTCCAAGCTCCAGCACGAGGTCGAGGAGTGGATCGCCACCGTCAGTGCCGAGTGGCCGCACTTGTCCACGTCCATCGCCCGCAAGTGGCTCACCGAGGGCCTGAACGACCGTGCCATCACGCGCGACCTGGACTGGGGTGTGCCCGTCCCGGCGGACACCTGGCCGGACCTCGCGGCCGAAGGCAAGGTCTTCTACGTCTGGTTCGATGCCCCGATCGAGTACATCGGCGCGACGAAGGAGTGGGCGGACGCCGCCGGTGACGGTGAGACGCGTGACTGGAGGTCGTGGTGGTACGAGGTCGACGACTCCGTTCGGTACACGCAGTTCATGGCGAAGGACAACGTCCCCTTCCACACGGTGATGTTCCCGGCCACCGAGCTCGGCGTGCGTGAGCCGTGGAAGAAGGTCGACGTCGTCAAGGGCTTCAACTGGCTGACGTACTACGGCGGCAAGTTCTCTACCTCGCAGAAGCGCGGCGTGTTCACCGATGCGGCCCTGGAGATCCTGCCAGGTGACTACTGGCGCTACTTCCTGATCGCCAACGCCCCCGAGTCGGACGACTCGTCGTTCACCTGGGAGCACTTCACCGCCACGGTCAACAAGGACCTGGCCGACACTCTCGGCAACTTCGTCAACCGCGTGCTGTCCTTCTCCCGGAAGCGGTTCGGCGACGACGTCCCGGCGGGTCACGCCGCCGGCGAGGCGGAAGCGAAGCTGGGCGAGGAGATCGCGCAGCTGCTCGCCGATTACGAGGAGCAGATGGAGGCCCTCCAGTTCCGCAAGGCCGCAGCCGCGCTGCGCGCCTTGTGGGCGGCTGGCAACTCCTACCTGGAGGAGAAGGCCCCCTGGCTGGAGATCAAGACCGACCCGGACGGCGCCGCGCTGACTCTGCGTACGGCGATGAACCTGATCCACCTGTACGCGGTCGTCTCCGAGCCGTTCATTCCGTCCACGGCTGCTGCCATGCGCGGAGCCTTCGCGCTGGAGGGCGACACCGCGACCTGGGTGACTGCTGAGCAGACCAAGGCTCTGGACACGGTCCCGGCCGGGACGGCGTTCACCGTCCCGCCGGTGCTCTTCGCGAAGATCACGGAGGAGGACCTGGAGTCCTACCGTGACCGCTTCGGCGGCGCCCCGGACGCCTGA
- a CDS encoding DUF499 domain-containing protein has protein sequence MTTSVTPWWKALKLRQEIHSASGQIDDVQMSLFRAVHATGADRPPYADADYYGDITHPTERLIDLLTEIAVRIGGGDDYLKARAVTRLDQGMGGGKSHACIGAYHLAANPRVLLETELGQKVTERARARIGHPLVGSLGHPHVVVLPCDNMTPGAGVQEFDGPAVNLYERFLWRLFSKDYTLFERYRRFWSDKHKIAEAISAVNRPVLIIVDEVLDYIGNGLDGANQTDLAAQDMAFLRALLDVVNDVPHVAMLVVMIASDTDKTALSPAAQARRDDVNSQLDRNGLPTTVTGVGDFADILRRRLFDAEPAGEVLAATAALYEEVLTDKTWSKQVWDPIGAAWRRNWRAEMTACYPFHPMLMSLAQSEWSKVAGFQRVRSTIRIFAATVYALQQRGKAGEWVPTLIGPGDLPLSDSTVREALLGSGLVEDDRTIANYRSLAEIEVINHDGSSGAARRQDLERQSSTWGTNNPRAAERAATFIFLASVVGTLRPGRGRGASAPEVKAATSVPGATYTVTDADGVVDELVNPNQGMSALDITPGQGNNKPARYFLSTRLTHRMLVKNIRRTITETERDQVIADIAKRLASSGPFRDLQFVPADPQRGPADVLATAGLDTAYTTRLIVLDPAQYSLRNGMEKPTLEALTVAMGLGQGAQQLPVQWASSAVYAVVNTQQRALTRNLAVEYLARQKALQAPEIQNDDELKTIGAKELAEAKTQLERALKRAYQHVAYLSQPDPDGERYLDQLTFDKDNITALDGMLVWKGLAARDKVFDTGQFSAKALLHNLRDHDYGKTLSDIRAAFYSAPRLPLLYSGDRDLQQAIYDAVSQGMLSIVDGAGTEVEVTAPGQVNLASTGLRLAKPQPKTCTDCNQPAHEGQCALSADDTVDSSSTPKPDSPAVDTPIVPRQRETDGPSPDQSSEREQARDRQVAFSFTKNLLANAESADGFAALFRAFYMALDERQISYLQGTLQLVIRSDEAEQIQQHLEELGISGTFKEI, from the coding sequence ATGACGACCAGCGTGACGCCGTGGTGGAAGGCACTCAAGCTCCGCCAGGAGATCCACAGCGCCTCGGGGCAGATCGATGACGTACAGATGTCGCTGTTCCGAGCCGTTCACGCAACGGGAGCCGACCGGCCGCCCTATGCCGACGCCGACTACTACGGTGACATCACCCACCCGACCGAACGGCTCATTGACCTGCTCACCGAAATCGCAGTCCGCATCGGTGGTGGCGACGACTACTTGAAAGCCCGTGCAGTCACCCGACTCGACCAAGGCATGGGCGGCGGTAAGTCGCACGCGTGCATAGGCGCCTACCACCTGGCCGCCAATCCAAGGGTGCTGCTGGAAACCGAGCTCGGCCAGAAGGTGACCGAGCGTGCGAGGGCCAGAATCGGCCACCCGCTTGTTGGCAGCCTCGGACATCCCCATGTCGTCGTGCTGCCCTGCGACAACATGACCCCAGGGGCCGGGGTGCAGGAGTTCGACGGGCCCGCGGTCAACCTCTACGAGCGTTTCTTGTGGCGTCTTTTCTCCAAGGACTACACCCTCTTCGAACGCTACCGACGGTTCTGGAGCGACAAGCACAAGATCGCCGAGGCCATCAGCGCGGTGAACCGACCCGTACTGATCATAGTCGACGAGGTGCTCGACTACATCGGCAACGGACTGGACGGTGCGAATCAGACCGACCTAGCGGCCCAGGACATGGCATTCCTACGGGCTCTGCTCGATGTCGTCAATGATGTCCCACATGTCGCGATGTTGGTCGTGATGATCGCTTCCGACACCGACAAGACCGCGCTCTCGCCCGCCGCTCAGGCCCGCCGCGACGACGTCAATAGCCAGCTCGACCGCAACGGCTTGCCGACCACCGTGACCGGCGTGGGCGACTTTGCCGACATCCTCCGCCGACGGCTGTTTGATGCCGAGCCCGCCGGTGAGGTGCTCGCTGCGACTGCTGCCCTCTACGAGGAAGTGCTGACGGACAAGACCTGGAGCAAGCAGGTCTGGGACCCGATCGGAGCTGCGTGGCGCCGCAACTGGCGTGCAGAGATGACAGCTTGCTACCCCTTCCACCCCATGCTGATGAGCCTGGCGCAATCTGAGTGGAGCAAGGTCGCCGGATTCCAACGGGTCCGTTCTACGATCCGCATCTTCGCCGCTACGGTCTATGCCCTACAGCAGCGCGGCAAGGCAGGCGAGTGGGTGCCGACGCTCATAGGGCCCGGAGACCTGCCGCTGTCGGACAGCACCGTCCGAGAGGCGCTCCTGGGCAGCGGCCTGGTGGAGGACGACCGCACCATCGCAAACTATCGGAGCCTGGCGGAGATCGAGGTCATCAACCACGACGGCTCGTCAGGCGCAGCGCGCCGCCAGGACCTCGAACGACAGTCCAGCACTTGGGGCACGAACAATCCACGCGCGGCTGAGCGAGCGGCCACCTTCATCTTCCTGGCGAGTGTTGTCGGCACCCTGCGCCCGGGGCGGGGCCGTGGAGCCAGTGCCCCTGAGGTCAAGGCGGCCACCAGCGTGCCGGGGGCCACGTACACCGTCACCGACGCTGACGGCGTCGTCGATGAGCTGGTCAATCCGAACCAAGGGATGAGCGCGCTCGACATCACTCCCGGTCAGGGCAACAACAAGCCAGCCCGCTACTTCCTCTCTACCCGGCTCACCCACCGCATGCTGGTAAAGAACATCCGGCGCACCATCACCGAGACCGAACGCGATCAGGTCATCGCCGACATCGCGAAGAGGCTGGCCAGCAGCGGCCCGTTCCGCGACCTGCAGTTCGTCCCGGCGGACCCCCAGCGCGGTCCCGCCGACGTCCTCGCCACGGCCGGCCTGGACACCGCTTACACCACACGGCTCATCGTCCTCGACCCGGCGCAGTACAGCCTGCGCAACGGCATGGAGAAGCCGACCCTCGAGGCACTCACCGTTGCCATGGGGCTCGGGCAAGGTGCGCAGCAGCTCCCCGTCCAGTGGGCCAGCAGCGCGGTGTACGCCGTGGTGAACACCCAGCAGCGTGCTCTTACGCGGAACTTGGCGGTGGAATACCTGGCAAGGCAGAAGGCTCTGCAGGCGCCCGAGATTCAGAACGACGACGAACTCAAGACGATCGGTGCCAAAGAGCTCGCCGAGGCCAAGACTCAGCTAGAGAGGGCGCTCAAGCGAGCGTACCAGCATGTCGCCTACCTGTCCCAGCCCGACCCGGACGGGGAGCGGTACCTCGACCAACTCACATTCGACAAGGACAACATCACCGCCCTCGACGGCATGCTCGTCTGGAAGGGCCTCGCCGCTCGGGACAAGGTTTTCGACACTGGCCAGTTCAGCGCCAAGGCTCTCCTACACAACCTTCGCGACCACGACTACGGCAAGACCCTCTCCGACATCCGAGCCGCCTTCTACAGCGCCCCGCGACTGCCGCTGCTGTACAGCGGTGACCGCGACCTTCAGCAGGCGATCTATGACGCTGTCAGCCAGGGCATGCTGAGCATCGTCGACGGAGCGGGCACCGAGGTGGAGGTCACAGCACCAGGACAGGTCAATCTCGCGAGCACGGGCCTGCGCCTTGCCAAGCCACAACCCAAGACGTGCACCGACTGCAACCAGCCAGCTCACGAAGGTCAATGCGCCTTGAGCGCTGACGACACCGTCGATAGCAGCTCGACGCCCAAGCCAGACAGCCCAGCTGTCGACACACCGATCGTGCCCCGGCAGCGGGAGACCGATGGGCCGAGTCCGGACCAATCCTCAGAAAGAGAGCAGGCCAGGGACCGGCAGGTCGCCTTCTCGTTCACCAAGAATCTCCTGGCCAACGCTGAGAGCGCCGACGGTTTCGCCGCACTCTTCCGGGCGTTCTACATGGCCCTGGACGAAAGGCAGATCAGCTATCTGCAGGGCACACTCCAGTTGGTCATACGGTCCGATGAGGCCGAGCAGATCCAGCAGCACCTAGAAGAACTCGGCATAAGCGGGACGTTCAAGGAGATCTGA
- a CDS encoding glycosyltransferase has product MKRVVYSMEPVGRTGGRVYLRMLHEATADDVEWRTIPDHKRTYRVRRWRKLRHLARLTPTTRALDSTTGTFVWDDLSLLLFTPEMRARTVFLLHHYEPLQHDSGPIEAMLWEHLFRVLPQCAAVVCVAPYWADFLQARGVRNVRVIYNAFDMTEVERARGFDRAECRAEFGLSPDVIGVYAGKAVHWKGTEEVSTALAGTPGLRVITSGSNTIGFDGAHYDVERERYLRLLCACDVGVFLPQMREGWSRCAAEALLLGLPCLIRPMAGLGDLAALTGQPTPDLNGLPAQVRERAAARQSEAKAAYEALSRFDLSYFGNAWGNLLAQVA; this is encoded by the coding sequence GTGAAGCGGGTCGTCTACTCGATGGAGCCGGTCGGCCGGACCGGCGGCCGGGTCTACCTGCGGATGCTCCACGAGGCGACGGCCGACGACGTGGAGTGGCGCACGATCCCGGACCACAAACGCACCTACCGCGTCCGCCGCTGGCGCAAGCTCCGCCACCTCGCCCGCCTGACCCCGACCACCCGGGCGCTCGACAGCACCACCGGCACCTTCGTGTGGGACGACCTGAGCCTGCTGCTCTTCACGCCCGAAATGCGGGCCCGCACGGTGTTCCTCCTGCACCACTACGAGCCCTTGCAGCACGACTCCGGACCCATCGAGGCCATGCTCTGGGAGCACCTGTTCCGCGTACTGCCCCAGTGCGCCGCCGTGGTCTGCGTCGCCCCGTACTGGGCCGACTTCCTACAGGCACGAGGCGTGCGCAACGTACGGGTGATCTACAACGCCTTCGACATGACGGAGGTCGAGCGGGCACGCGGCTTCGACCGCGCCGAATGCCGCGCCGAGTTCGGCCTGTCCCCGGACGTGATCGGCGTGTACGCGGGCAAGGCCGTCCACTGGAAGGGCACGGAGGAGGTCTCGACAGCCCTGGCTGGCACTCCCGGGCTGCGGGTGATCACCAGCGGCAGCAACACCATCGGCTTCGACGGCGCCCACTATGACGTGGAACGCGAGCGGTACCTGCGGCTGCTGTGCGCGTGCGACGTCGGCGTCTTCCTCCCTCAGATGCGGGAGGGCTGGAGCCGCTGCGCGGCCGAGGCACTGCTCCTTGGCCTGCCCTGCCTGATCCGCCCGATGGCCGGCCTTGGTGACCTCGCCGCGCTGACCGGCCAGCCGACCCCGGACCTCAACGGCCTGCCGGCGCAGGTACGGGAACGCGCGGCAGCGCGCCAGAGCGAGGCCAAGGCCGCGTACGAGGCCCTGTCCCGGTTCGATCTGAGCTACTTCGGCAACGCCTGGGGCAACCTTCTCGCCCAGGTCGCCTGA